The Rhinoraja longicauda isolate Sanriku21f chromosome 25, sRhiLon1.1, whole genome shotgun sequence genome has a window encoding:
- the LOC144606060 gene encoding polyubiquitin-like has product MEPVKTFKITVTGQDGKSLQLKDNIYGKVSEVKRNIQQKWTIPVSQQRLIFNGTILDDGKTLLDSSIFVDATIQLITLMDIVVNYNGRNLTIQVSPNDKVSSLKNKIEESLEHLQPSQYYLTFQTTILEDERTLHHYGIKQHSTIYVNLRLRGGNELPCSSAEGHSYTV; this is encoded by the exons ATGGAG CCAGTGAAGACATTTAAAATCACTGTGACCGGCCAGGATGGTAAATCGTTACAACTAAAGGACAACATTTATGGCAAGGTCTCTGAAGTCAAACGCAACATTCAGCAAAAATGGACCATTCCAGTCTCCCAGCAACGCCTGATATTCAATGGCACCATTTTGGATGATGGCAAAACCTTgttggattccagcatcttcgtTGATGCGACGATCCAGCTGATCACGCTAATGGATATAGTTGTCAATTACAATGGGCGTAATCTGACAATTCAGGTTTCACCAAACGACAAGGtttcaagtttaaaaaataaaattgaggaATCTCTGGAGCACCTCCAACCAAGTCAGTACTACTTGACCTTTCAAACTACGATACTTGAAGATGAACGTACGCTGCATCATTACGGCATTAAGCAGCATTCTACCATATATGTCAACCTGCGACTGCGTGGTGGCAATGAACTCCCATGTTCCAGTGCAGAGGGTCACAGTTACACAGTCTGA